A region from the Deltaproteobacteria bacterium genome encodes:
- a CDS encoding sigma-70 family RNA polymerase sigma factor, translating into MAVDVATADEHPVPVTGAESSEAEKANALRERLLLARLKRRDARAFAELVRTHQDRVFDLCARMLNDREEALDVAQEVFVALHGSLSQFRGESRLSTWIFKVAKNHCLNRLKYLGRRQRGKTDELGDVPEGELAAHQALPSPQEALLGKEQQARVQAAIAQLPEEQRLLVILRDIEGLTYDEIVQITDQPEGTVKSRLHRARTALAEILGGKEPEDGS; encoded by the coding sequence ATGGCCGTCGACGTCGCCACGGCGGATGAACACCCGGTCCCGGTGACCGGCGCCGAGTCAAGTGAGGCCGAGAAGGCCAACGCCCTCCGCGAGCGGCTGCTGCTCGCGCGCCTCAAGCGTCGCGACGCGCGCGCGTTCGCCGAGCTGGTGCGCACGCACCAGGATCGCGTCTTCGACCTCTGTGCGCGCATGCTGAACGATCGCGAGGAAGCGCTGGATGTCGCGCAGGAAGTCTTCGTGGCGCTGCACGGTTCGCTCTCGCAGTTCCGCGGCGAGAGCCGGCTGTCGACCTGGATTTTCAAAGTTGCCAAGAACCACTGCCTGAATCGCTTGAAGTACCTGGGCCGTCGTCAGCGCGGGAAGACCGACGAGCTCGGCGACGTTCCAGAAGGCGAGCTCGCCGCGCACCAGGCGCTGCCGAGCCCGCAGGAAGCGCTGCTCGGAAAAGAGCAGCAGGCGCGTGTTCAAGCGGCGATTGCGCAGCTGCCCGAGGAGCAGCGGCTCTTGGTCATCTTGCGCGACATCGAGGGCCTTACCTACGATGAGATCGTGCAGATCACCGATCAGCCGGAGGGCACGGTGAAGTCGCGCTTGCACCGTGCGCGGACGGCACTCGCTGAGATATTGGGTGGGAAGGAACCGGAGGACGGGTCGTGA
- a CDS encoding zf-HC2 domain-containing protein, giving the protein MNQLAHNEVQGLYSAYVDHELPAPELERFVAHLEECEGCMEGLEKFEATVDAVRGVGLERAPKSFARQVMRRVKHRNRREAANRPFLDGAVHIPAGAIIPIIVAAAIALLIHALQ; this is encoded by the coding sequence GTGAACCAGCTCGCACACAACGAGGTCCAGGGCCTCTACTCGGCCTACGTGGACCACGAGCTGCCCGCGCCGGAGCTCGAGCGCTTCGTTGCGCACCTCGAGGAGTGCGAAGGTTGCATGGAGGGCCTCGAGAAGTTCGAGGCCACCGTCGACGCGGTTCGCGGCGTGGGCCTCGAGCGCGCGCCCAAGTCGTTCGCGCGGCAGGTGATGCGCCGGGTGAAGCACCGCAATCGTCGCGAGGCCGCCAACCGTCCGTTCCTGGATGGCGCCGTGCACATCCCCGCGGGCGCGATCATTCCGATCATCGTCGCGGCGGCGATCGCGCTGCTCATCCACGCGCTGCAGTAA
- a CDS encoding haloalkane dehalogenase, with protein sequence MDALRTPDARFVGLPDFPFEPHYVEIDGLRVHFLDEGPRDAAPALLMHGEPSWCFLYRRMIPPLVAAGHRVIAPDLVGFGRSDKPTKRSDYTYARHVGWMAALLAKLELSRITLVCQDWGGLIGLRLVAEHGDRFARVVTANTGLPTGDQRVPPAFKLWRFASQALPIFPTSLIIRSGCVRVLTPAERAAYDAPFPEERYKAGARQFPLLVPARPDDPASDDNRRAWKALEAWNKPFLTAFSTRDPITRGAERPFQKRIPGAQDQAHVSIHKAGHFLQEDAPDELAGVVNAFIARTP encoded by the coding sequence ATGGACGCGCTCCGCACACCCGACGCCCGCTTCGTCGGGCTCCCTGATTTTCCGTTCGAGCCGCACTACGTCGAGATCGACGGGCTGCGCGTGCACTTCCTCGACGAAGGTCCACGCGACGCCGCGCCGGCGCTGCTCATGCACGGCGAGCCGTCGTGGTGCTTTCTCTATCGAAGGATGATCCCGCCGCTGGTGGCCGCGGGGCATCGGGTGATCGCGCCAGATCTGGTCGGGTTTGGCCGCAGCGACAAGCCGACGAAGCGCAGCGACTACACGTACGCGCGGCACGTGGGCTGGATGGCAGCGCTGCTCGCGAAGCTGGAGCTCTCGCGCATCACGCTCGTGTGCCAGGACTGGGGCGGGCTGATTGGGTTGCGGCTCGTGGCCGAGCACGGCGATCGCTTCGCGCGCGTGGTCACCGCGAACACCGGATTGCCGACAGGCGATCAGCGCGTGCCGCCGGCGTTCAAGCTGTGGCGATTCGCGTCGCAGGCGCTGCCGATCTTTCCGACCTCGCTCATCATCCGCTCGGGCTGCGTGCGCGTACTGACGCCGGCCGAGCGCGCCGCGTACGATGCGCCGTTTCCGGAAGAACGCTACAAAGCCGGCGCGCGACAGTTCCCGCTGCTCGTGCCCGCGCGCCCCGACGATCCCGCGAGCGACGACAACCGCCGCGCGTGGAAGGCGCTCGAAGCTTGGAACAAGCCGTTCCTGACTGCGTTCAGCACGCGCGATCCCATCACGCGCGGCGCCGAGCGGCCGTTCCAGAAGAGAATCCCCGGCGCGCAGGACCAGGCGCACGTGTCGATCCACAAGGCAGGGCACTTTCTGCAAGAAGACGCGCCCGATGAGCTCGCGGGCGTGGTGAACGCGTTCATCGCCCGGACGCCCTGA
- a CDS encoding protein kinase — MGSASVFSTGSMLAGKYRILDMLGQGGMGAVYLAENVDIGRKVAIKILRPELAEDPSALARFKQEARAATAIGEPGIVEVLDLGMLPDGGAYIVMERLEGETLRERLSRAGTVTPAEAVTLVASVLDTLVAAHDRGVIHRDLKPDNIWLTARPPPLTKILDFGISKFRGTEDMALTRTGVVMGTPLYMSPEQARGSKDVGPSTDIYSIGAILYEALSGQPPFPGESYNEVLAKLLTEQQRPLSALRTDVPPALGDLIEQMLSKTPPGRPPDAKTAARALRGALGSGAMEPLPLNQVVTVSMAQTAMSIAPPVTGMPTSPPSSTRPDQPATKGEPAVQPQSTLPEATPAVATKPPPTSMPTPTQPGTPGPRASMPPSTQKSGGAGLAIGLGVGLIGLVIVGVLGYGGVQKYLEQAKQHGPISTADDAGLVHRGPLERPFPFGTHPAPPEAELCSGQRCVIYAATEHALYELDPHQPAKETFRCNFGGAIAPNNPVSDIAVSEQGALYAITAGELYRIPNPFDCKAELIGRLTPAFAFNGLTFTRAGDLLAADPQGNVARIDPATAAVTLAGTFGSGLGCSGDLVGLADGTVFATARELNSPNLQGDWLVRLDPNTHAATKVATIGLGDIWALADWGTQLIGLDRAGRTIVLDPITAKGQVVMTVPNRVWIGAGVTTLAPEEWKSPIGGTP; from the coding sequence GTGGGCTCCGCATCCGTGTTCAGCACTGGCAGCATGCTCGCGGGCAAGTACCGCATCCTCGACATGCTCGGGCAGGGCGGCATGGGCGCCGTCTACCTGGCCGAGAACGTCGACATCGGCCGCAAGGTCGCGATCAAGATCCTGCGGCCGGAGCTCGCCGAGGATCCGTCGGCGCTCGCGCGCTTCAAGCAAGAGGCCCGCGCCGCCACCGCGATTGGCGAGCCCGGCATCGTGGAAGTGCTCGACCTCGGCATGCTGCCGGACGGCGGCGCGTACATCGTGATGGAGCGGCTCGAGGGCGAGACGCTTCGCGAGCGGCTCTCTCGCGCCGGCACGGTGACGCCGGCCGAGGCGGTGACGCTCGTCGCCAGCGTGCTCGACACGCTCGTCGCCGCGCACGACCGCGGCGTCATCCACCGCGACCTCAAGCCCGACAACATCTGGCTCACCGCGCGCCCGCCGCCGCTCACCAAGATCCTCGACTTCGGCATCTCCAAGTTCCGTGGCACCGAGGACATGGCGCTCACGCGCACCGGCGTGGTGATGGGCACGCCGCTGTATATGTCGCCGGAGCAGGCGCGCGGCTCGAAGGACGTGGGCCCCTCGACCGACATCTATTCGATTGGCGCGATCCTCTACGAGGCGCTCTCGGGCCAGCCGCCGTTCCCGGGCGAGAGCTACAACGAGGTGCTCGCCAAGCTGCTCACCGAGCAGCAGCGTCCGCTCTCCGCGCTGCGCACCGACGTGCCGCCCGCGCTCGGTGACCTCATCGAGCAGATGCTGTCCAAGACGCCCCCGGGCCGGCCTCCGGATGCGAAGACCGCGGCGCGCGCGTTGCGTGGCGCGCTGGGCTCGGGCGCGATGGAGCCGCTGCCGCTCAATCAGGTGGTCACGGTGAGCATGGCGCAGACGGCGATGTCGATTGCGCCGCCGGTGACGGGTATGCCCACGTCGCCGCCGTCGAGCACGCGGCCGGATCAGCCCGCGACCAAGGGCGAACCGGCGGTGCAGCCGCAGAGCACGCTCCCCGAAGCGACGCCCGCAGTCGCGACCAAGCCGCCGCCCACGTCGATGCCCACGCCGACGCAGCCGGGAACGCCTGGGCCGCGCGCGTCGATGCCGCCCTCGACGCAGAAGTCGGGTGGAGCAGGGCTGGCGATCGGGCTCGGTGTCGGGCTCATCGGGTTGGTGATCGTCGGCGTGCTCGGCTACGGCGGCGTGCAGAAATACCTGGAGCAGGCGAAGCAACACGGGCCCATCTCGACCGCCGACGATGCCGGACTGGTTCATCGCGGCCCGCTCGAGCGGCCGTTCCCGTTCGGCACGCATCCCGCGCCGCCTGAGGCGGAGCTCTGCAGCGGGCAGCGCTGCGTGATCTACGCGGCCACCGAGCACGCGCTGTACGAGCTCGATCCGCACCAGCCCGCGAAGGAGACGTTCCGCTGCAACTTCGGTGGAGCCATCGCGCCCAACAACCCGGTGAGCGACATCGCCGTGTCGGAGCAGGGCGCGCTCTACGCCATCACCGCGGGTGAGTTGTACCGCATCCCCAATCCCTTCGACTGCAAGGCCGAGCTCATCGGGCGGCTGACGCCCGCGTTCGCGTTCAATGGGCTCACCTTCACGCGCGCGGGCGACCTGCTCGCCGCCGACCCGCAGGGCAACGTGGCGCGCATCGATCCTGCGACGGCCGCGGTCACGCTCGCGGGCACGTTCGGCTCGGGGCTCGGCTGCTCGGGCGACCTGGTGGGCCTGGCCGACGGCACCGTCTTCGCCACCGCGCGCGAGCTGAATTCGCCCAACCTGCAAGGCGACTGGCTGGTGCGGCTCGATCCCAACACCCACGCGGCCACCAAGGTCGCGACGATTGGCCTCGGCGACATCTGGGCGCTGGCGGATTGGGGCACGCAGCTCATCGGCCTCGACCGCGCGGGCCGCACCATCGTGCTCGACCCGATCACCGCGAAGGGCCAGGTGGTGATGACCGTGCCCAACCGCGTGTGGATTGGCGCGGGCGTGACCACGCTCGCGCCCGAAGAGTGGAAGTCGCCGATTGGCGGGACGCCGTAA
- a CDS encoding cystathionine gamma-synthase, with product MSTDTKHRFDTLAIHAGQVPDPTTGAIMTPVYFTSTYVQAGPGVHKGYEYSRTKNPTRKALEDCLAALEGASHGLCYASGLAATDCLMHLFDAGDHIIASDDLYGGTFRIFDKVFKRMGLSFDFVDLSDVKNLEAAIKPNTKAIWTETPTNPMLKLVDLARVAEIANKRGIISIADNTFMTPYFQRPLDLGMKVVVHSTTKYLNGHSDVVGGFIGTRDGELAQRLAFLQNAVGGVPGPMDSFLVLRGLKTLGVRMERHAQNAAKVVEFLKSHKKVEKVTWPGLPEHPQHALAKKQMSGFGGMCTFVIKGGLPAAKKFLESVKVFACAESLGGVESLIEHPAIMTHASVPAATRQKLGIDDGFIRLSVGIEDSRDLIDDLAQAFEHA from the coding sequence ATGTCGACCGACACCAAGCACCGCTTCGACACCCTCGCCATCCACGCCGGCCAGGTGCCGGATCCCACCACCGGCGCGATCATGACGCCGGTGTACTTCACGTCGACGTACGTCCAGGCCGGCCCGGGCGTGCACAAGGGCTACGAGTACAGCCGCACCAAGAACCCCACCCGCAAGGCGCTCGAGGACTGCCTGGCCGCGCTCGAGGGCGCGAGCCACGGCCTCTGCTACGCCTCGGGCCTCGCGGCGACCGATTGCTTGATGCACCTCTTCGACGCCGGCGATCACATCATCGCCAGCGACGACCTGTACGGCGGCACGTTCCGCATCTTCGACAAGGTCTTCAAGCGCATGGGCCTGAGCTTCGACTTCGTCGACCTCAGCGACGTGAAGAACCTCGAGGCGGCGATCAAGCCGAACACCAAGGCCATCTGGACCGAGACGCCGACGAACCCGATGCTCAAGTTGGTGGACCTCGCGCGCGTGGCGGAGATCGCGAACAAGCGCGGCATCATCTCCATCGCGGACAACACCTTCATGACGCCCTACTTCCAGCGCCCGCTGGACCTGGGGATGAAGGTGGTCGTGCACTCCACCACCAAGTACCTGAACGGCCACTCCGACGTCGTCGGCGGCTTCATCGGCACGCGCGACGGCGAGCTCGCGCAGCGCCTCGCCTTCCTGCAGAACGCGGTGGGCGGCGTGCCCGGGCCGATGGACAGCTTCCTCGTGCTTCGCGGCCTGAAGACGCTCGGCGTGCGCATGGAGCGGCACGCGCAGAACGCGGCGAAGGTGGTCGAGTTCCTCAAGAGCCACAAGAAGGTCGAGAAGGTCACCTGGCCTGGCTTGCCCGAGCACCCGCAGCACGCGCTGGCCAAGAAGCAGATGAGCGGCTTCGGCGGCATGTGCACGTTCGTGATCAAGGGCGGGCTGCCCGCGGCGAAGAAGTTCCTCGAGAGCGTGAAGGTCTTCGCGTGCGCGGAGAGCCTGGGCGGCGTGGAATCGCTCATCGAGCACCCGGCGATCATGACCCACGCCTCGGTGCCCGCGGCCACGCGCCAGAAGCTCGGCATCGACGACGGCTTCATCCGCCTCTCCGTCGGCATCGAAGACTCGCGCGATCTCATCGACGATCTCGCGCAGGCGTTCGAGCACGCGTAG
- a CDS encoding serine/threonine protein kinase, which translates to MASALPAPFGRYTLQKRIATGGMAEIYLAKQQGPGRFERSLVIKRILPHLVEDPKFTAMFLDEAALAAHLSHPHIAQVHDFGLEDGSYYIAMELVRGPDLKRIINACRELGRRIPVPVAVRVMAHVLGALHYAHQATNDKGEPLHVVHRDVSPQNVLISQDGVVKLVDFGIAKAADTSHQTEAGVVKGKFAYLAPEQLGQDPLDGRCDLFAAGLVLHELLTLERVYAGEGPTVLRAVMAANVPPVRQMRADVPPELEEALGWSLQKDRDRRPKDCRAMQHELEQLLVNWGKSIPDDEIAQFIRTLEVDWGKPLSALGTGSLSGPKSVSSVSIDIDVTPSRPPPARIRTEQVPELQEPEPLPLTAKRAESGKHRPIADEDESTVAPQPLTKRSGEMPRLARPISEPTIQAAPTPLTKKSSPGFNARPPTPASLRPIEGPVGRSTLMANEAAPSSNRGLMIGLVAALVLAAAGFFGVKFFFGAEPQKAPVHVGP; encoded by the coding sequence ATGGCCTCGGCCCTGCCAGCACCGTTTGGCCGGTACACGCTGCAGAAGCGCATCGCCACCGGCGGCATGGCGGAGATCTATCTCGCCAAGCAGCAGGGGCCGGGGCGCTTCGAGCGGAGCCTCGTCATCAAGCGCATCCTGCCGCACCTGGTGGAGGACCCGAAGTTCACCGCCATGTTCCTCGACGAGGCCGCGCTCGCCGCGCACCTCTCGCATCCGCACATCGCGCAGGTGCACGACTTCGGCCTCGAGGACGGCAGCTACTACATCGCCATGGAGCTGGTGCGCGGGCCGGATCTCAAGCGCATCATCAATGCCTGTCGCGAGCTGGGTCGGAGGATTCCGGTTCCCGTGGCCGTGCGCGTGATGGCGCACGTGCTCGGCGCGCTCCACTACGCGCACCAGGCCACCAACGACAAAGGCGAGCCGCTGCACGTGGTGCACCGCGACGTGAGCCCGCAGAACGTGCTCATCAGCCAGGACGGCGTGGTGAAGCTGGTGGACTTCGGCATCGCCAAGGCCGCGGACACCTCGCATCAAACCGAAGCCGGCGTGGTGAAGGGCAAGTTCGCCTACCTCGCGCCGGAGCAGCTCGGTCAGGATCCGCTCGACGGCCGCTGCGATCTGTTTGCAGCGGGATTGGTGCTGCACGAGCTGCTCACGCTGGAGCGTGTGTACGCGGGCGAAGGGCCGACCGTGCTGCGCGCGGTGATGGCGGCCAACGTTCCGCCGGTGCGCCAGATGCGCGCGGACGTGCCGCCCGAGCTGGAAGAGGCGCTGGGCTGGTCGCTGCAGAAGGACCGCGATCGCCGGCCGAAGGATTGCCGCGCCATGCAGCACGAGCTGGAGCAGCTGCTCGTGAACTGGGGCAAGAGCATCCCCGACGACGAGATCGCCCAGTTCATCCGCACGCTCGAGGTGGACTGGGGAAAGCCGCTCTCCGCGCTCGGCACGGGGAGCTTGAGCGGGCCGAAGAGTGTGTCGAGCGTGTCCATCGACATCGACGTCACGCCGTCGCGGCCGCCGCCCGCGCGCATCCGCACCGAGCAGGTGCCCGAGCTTCAAGAGCCCGAGCCGCTGCCACTCACCGCGAAGCGAGCCGAGAGCGGCAAGCACCGCCCCATCGCCGACGAGGACGAGTCGACCGTGGCGCCCCAGCCGCTCACCAAGCGGTCCGGCGAGATGCCGCGGCTCGCGCGTCCGATCTCCGAGCCGACGATCCAAGCCGCGCCCACGCCGCTCACGAAGAAGTCGTCGCCCGGGTTCAACGCGCGCCCGCCGACGCCCGCGTCGCTGCGGCCGATTGAAGGTCCCGTGGGCCGCTCGACGCTCATGGCCAACGAGGCCGCGCCGAGCTCGAACCGCGGGCTGATGATTGGGCTCGTGGCCGCGCTCGTGCTGGCCGCGGCTGGATTCTTCGGCGTGAAGTTCTTCTTCGGCGCCGAGCCGCAGAAGGCGCCGGTGCACGTCGGGCCGTAG
- a CDS encoding DNA topoisomerase IV subunit A, translating into MATTKSKSAPPPPPEEPTVPLLEETQRRYLNYALSVITSRALPDVRDGLKPVQRRILFGMFHDEHLTPDHKYTKSSKVVGTVMGNYHPHGDASIYEAMARQAQPWSMRLPLVDGQGNFGSLDGDQPASMRYTEARLQRSAMELLSELRSKTVPYRPNYLGTAEEPIVLPARFPQLLVNGASGIAVGMATSIPPHNLEEVTEACVALIDDSKLETKDLLKFVKGPDFPTGGWITSSKAEIRAVYENGQGAIKVRGEWSPEEGKRGASHVIITSIPYAVNKSTLVEQIAEIVMGKKVPGLLDVRDESTDDVRIVLELKKESDPAVVMAYIYKHTALQTNFNVNLTCLIPTEVPEIQKPDRLDLKRMLQFFLDFRMEVVTNRFQHELDELRRRIHILEAFAKAYDVLDEIIRIIRKSEGKQDAAEKLMAKFEFDEDQTEAILEMKLYKLAKLEILAITTELKEKAATAKEIAAILKSEARRWTVVKKELQEVAKQFADKRRTKISGAGDEPEFDPEAYIVQEDVKVLLSRDGWVKRVREIKDLSTTRLRDGDSLAAVAAGSTKELVVFFSNYGSAYVSRIADIPATTGYGEPVQKLFKFDDGEAVVGMISLDPRVLFDKDKEGKRLMMAVKRDGMALRFDLTPHLEISTRSGRKFCKASAGSEVVGVMPVYAKDTLIVASQKAHVLLFDAAEVNELAGPGKGVTAIKLKPDDKVVGFALARQRGDGLTVETESGRAITITRENQQSASRGGKGVQVVKRGTVKWVAPPPEMIEIPQAQA; encoded by the coding sequence ATGGCCACGACCAAGAGCAAGTCTGCACCGCCGCCGCCGCCCGAAGAACCGACCGTTCCGCTGCTCGAAGAGACGCAGCGTCGGTATCTGAACTACGCGCTCTCGGTGATCACCTCGCGCGCGCTGCCCGACGTGCGCGACGGCCTCAAGCCCGTGCAGCGGCGCATCCTCTTCGGGATGTTCCATGACGAGCACCTGACGCCCGACCACAAGTACACCAAGAGCTCCAAGGTCGTGGGCACGGTGATGGGCAACTATCACCCACACGGCGACGCTTCGATTTACGAGGCGATGGCGCGCCAGGCGCAGCCGTGGAGCATGCGGCTGCCGCTCGTGGACGGGCAGGGCAACTTCGGCTCGCTCGACGGCGACCAGCCCGCGTCCATGCGCTACACCGAGGCGCGCCTTCAGCGCTCGGCCATGGAGCTCCTGAGCGAGCTGCGCAGCAAGACGGTGCCGTACCGCCCGAACTACCTGGGCACCGCCGAAGAGCCCATCGTCCTGCCCGCGCGCTTCCCGCAGCTGCTCGTGAACGGCGCCTCCGGCATCGCCGTGGGCATGGCCACCAGCATCCCGCCGCACAACCTCGAGGAAGTCACCGAGGCCTGCGTCGCGCTCATCGACGACTCCAAGCTCGAGACCAAGGACCTGCTCAAGTTCGTCAAGGGACCTGACTTTCCCACCGGCGGCTGGATCACCAGCAGCAAGGCCGAGATCCGCGCGGTCTACGAGAACGGGCAGGGCGCGATCAAAGTGCGCGGCGAGTGGAGCCCCGAGGAAGGCAAGCGCGGCGCCTCGCACGTGATCATCACCAGCATCCCGTACGCGGTGAACAAGAGCACGCTGGTGGAGCAGATCGCCGAGATCGTGATGGGCAAGAAGGTGCCCGGCCTGCTCGACGTCCGGGACGAGAGCACCGACGACGTGCGCATCGTGCTGGAGCTCAAGAAGGAGAGCGATCCGGCCGTGGTGATGGCCTACATCTACAAGCACACCGCGCTGCAGACGAACTTCAACGTCAACCTCACCTGCCTCATCCCCACGGAAGTTCCCGAGATCCAGAAGCCGGACCGGCTCGACCTCAAGCGGATGCTCCAGTTCTTCCTCGACTTCCGCATGGAGGTGGTGACCAACCGCTTCCAGCACGAGCTCGACGAGCTGCGCCGCCGCATCCACATCCTCGAGGCATTTGCCAAGGCGTACGACGTCCTCGACGAGATCATCCGCATCATCCGCAAGAGCGAGGGCAAGCAGGACGCGGCCGAGAAGTTGATGGCCAAGTTCGAGTTCGACGAGGACCAGACCGAAGCCATCCTCGAGATGAAGTTGTACAAGCTCGCCAAGCTCGAGATCTTGGCCATCACCACCGAGCTCAAGGAGAAGGCGGCCACGGCCAAGGAGATCGCCGCCATCCTCAAGAGCGAGGCGCGGCGCTGGACGGTGGTGAAGAAGGAGCTGCAGGAGGTCGCCAAGCAGTTCGCCGACAAGCGGCGCACCAAGATCAGCGGCGCCGGCGACGAGCCCGAGTTCGATCCCGAGGCGTACATCGTCCAGGAGGACGTGAAGGTGCTGCTCAGCCGCGACGGCTGGGTGAAGCGGGTCCGCGAGATCAAGGACCTCTCCACCACGCGCCTGCGCGACGGCGACAGCCTGGCTGCGGTGGCCGCGGGCTCCACCAAGGAGCTGGTGGTCTTCTTCTCGAACTACGGCAGCGCGTACGTGAGCCGCATCGCCGACATCCCGGCGACGACCGGCTACGGCGAGCCGGTGCAAAAGCTCTTCAAGTTCGACGACGGCGAAGCGGTGGTGGGCATGATCAGCCTCGACCCGCGCGTGCTCTTCGACAAGGACAAGGAGGGCAAGCGCTTGATGATGGCCGTGAAGCGCGACGGCATGGCGCTGCGCTTCGACCTCACGCCGCATCTGGAGATCTCGACGCGCTCCGGCCGCAAGTTCTGCAAGGCCAGCGCGGGCAGCGAGGTGGTGGGTGTGATGCCCGTGTACGCGAAGGACACGCTCATCGTGGCCAGCCAGAAGGCGCACGTGCTGCTCTTCGACGCGGCCGAGGTGAACGAGCTCGCCGGTCCTGGCAAGGGCGTCACCGCCATCAAGCTCAAGCCGGACGACAAGGTGGTGGGCTTTGCGCTCGCGCGGCAGCGCGGCGACGGCCTCACCGTCGAGACCGAGAGCGGCCGCGCCATCACCATCACCCGCGAGAACCAGCAGTCGGCGTCGCGCGGCGGCAAGGGCGTGCAGGTCGTGAAGCGCGGGACCGTGAAGTGGGTGGCACCGCCGCCCGAGATGATTGAGATCCCGCAGGCCCAGGCCTAA
- a CDS encoding type IIA DNA topoisomerase subunit B gives MVTARKGSYTGADIQVLEGLEPVRKRPAMYIGGVGNAGYHHLLWEIVDNSVDEVINGYADRIEVTLKKNSKTVIIVDNGRGIPIDIMPRFKKPAVEVILSTLHSGGKFEQGNYIHSGGLHGVGSAVVNALSSEMIVAVRRDSAWHEIRFSRGETTQKLKKTGPARGTGTTTTFTPDEQIFGKQSFNPETIRERLEAKTYVHKGMTIVFTDEVNGQTYEFKHDGGINDYLAKLITERMKSQVGSTFALARDADPRMELALAWTEAPEEYVKSFVNGIPTPIGGTHEIGFRSGLVKAFRNFIEANKLEPKGISLSAEDIREGLVGVISIYVAEPQFQGQTKDRLNNPEVTSQVDGVVRLALEKWFFDNRKSAENIVARAILAARAREASRAAVKEVTRKSVTHRLNLPGKLADCASTNPTESELFIVEGDSAGGTAKAGRDRRTQAILPLRGKVLNTESASTQKVLQNQELQNLVQALGCGVGPDYNEEHLRYGKVFILTDADYDGHHISTLLMTFFYRHMPGLMRNGHVYLAAPPLFRIQAGKQTYWAADDDERKKIEAELPKNVKPDVQRFKGLGEMNAEQLKETTLAYGKRRAFKVLIENELETDKVLNELMGKDPSARFRFVMERAEQATELDV, from the coding sequence ATGGTCACGGCCAGGAAGGGCAGCTACACCGGCGCAGACATCCAGGTCCTCGAGGGCCTGGAGCCGGTGCGCAAGCGGCCCGCGATGTACATCGGCGGCGTCGGCAATGCCGGCTATCACCATCTCCTCTGGGAGATCGTCGACAACAGCGTCGACGAGGTGATCAACGGCTACGCCGACCGCATCGAGGTCACGCTCAAGAAGAACTCGAAGACGGTGATCATCGTCGACAACGGCCGCGGCATCCCCATCGACATCATGCCGCGCTTCAAGAAGCCGGCGGTCGAGGTGATCCTCTCGACGCTGCACTCGGGCGGCAAGTTCGAGCAGGGCAACTACATCCACTCGGGCGGCTTGCACGGCGTGGGCTCGGCCGTGGTCAACGCGCTCTCCAGCGAGATGATCGTGGCAGTTCGCCGCGACAGCGCGTGGCACGAGATCCGCTTCTCGCGCGGCGAGACCACCCAGAAGCTCAAGAAGACCGGCCCCGCGCGCGGCACCGGCACGACGACCACCTTCACGCCCGACGAGCAGATCTTCGGCAAGCAGAGCTTCAACCCCGAGACCATCCGCGAGCGGCTCGAGGCCAAGACCTACGTGCACAAGGGCATGACCATCGTCTTCACGGACGAGGTCAACGGCCAGACCTACGAGTTCAAGCACGACGGCGGCATCAACGACTACCTGGCCAAGCTCATCACCGAGCGCATGAAGTCGCAGGTGGGCAGCACGTTCGCGCTCGCGCGCGACGCCGACCCGCGCATGGAGCTCGCGCTGGCCTGGACCGAGGCGCCCGAGGAATACGTCAAGAGCTTCGTCAACGGCATCCCCACGCCGATCGGCGGCACGCACGAGATCGGCTTCCGCAGCGGCCTGGTGAAGGCGTTCCGCAACTTCATCGAGGCCAACAAGCTCGAGCCCAAGGGCATCAGCCTCTCCGCCGAGGACATCCGCGAAGGTCTGGTGGGCGTGATCTCGATCTACGTCGCCGAGCCGCAGTTCCAGGGCCAGACCAAGGATCGCCTCAACAACCCCGAGGTGACCTCGCAGGTCGACGGCGTGGTGCGCCTGGCGCTGGAGAAGTGGTTCTTCGACAACCGCAAGAGCGCCGAGAACATCGTCGCTCGGGCCATCCTCGCGGCGCGCGCGCGCGAGGCCAGCCGCGCCGCCGTGAAAGAGGTGACGCGCAAGTCGGTCACGCACCGGCTGAACCTGCCCGGCAAGCTCGCGGACTGCGCGAGCACGAACCCGACGGAGAGCGAGCTCTTCATCGTCGAGGGTGACAGCGCAGGCGGCACTGCGAAGGCCGGCCGCGATCGGCGCACGCAGGCCATCCTTCCGCTGCGCGGCAAGGTGCTGAACACCGAGAGCGCGAGCACGCAGAAGGTGCTCCAGAACCAGGAGCTGCAAAATCTGGTTCAAGCGCTCGGCTGCGGCGTCGGCCCGGACTACAACGAGGAGCACCTGCGCTACGGCAAGGTCTTCATCCTCACCGATGCCGACTACGACGGGCACCACATCAGCACGCTGCTGATGACCTTCTTCTACCGGCACATGCCGGGGCTGATGCGCAACGGCCACGTGTACCTGGCCGCGCCGCCGCTCTTCCGCATCCAGGCCGGCAAGCAGACCTACTGGGCCGCGGACGACGACGAGCGAAAGAAGATCGAAGCCGAGCTGCCCAAGAACGTGAAGCCCGACGTGCAGCGGTTCAAGGGTCTGGGCGAGATGAACGCGGAGCAGCTGAAGGAGACCACGCTCGCGTACGGCAAGCGGCGCGCGTTCAAGGTGCTCATCGAGAACGAGCTCGAGACCGACAAGGTGCTCAACGAGCTGATGGGCAAGGATCCGAGCGCGCGGTTCCGCTTCGTGATGGAGCGCGCGGAGCAGGCGACGGAGCTGGATGTCTGA